The Hippocampus zosterae strain Florida chromosome 19, ASM2543408v3, whole genome shotgun sequence region GCACCACTGTTCCTCGCTCTGGGTTTTCAAAAATaacgaaccaaaaaaaaaactaaaaatgtacTCGCGCCTGCTGCCTTATCAGTGTGCTGACAAGGACTTGGTCAAGAGGCTGTCGAGTCAGAAGCAGCACCCGATGACAGGTTTTCTGTACAATCAAGATCAATGGAAATTGGACAATGAATTCCACGTAACGGGATTTATAGACGAGGAAatagtggaggaggaggataaGGAAGACTCGCAGGTATCTATTAAACCTCACTTGTGAttcgaaaaataaataaatagggcaGCGACCCACCAGATTCAGCAGATGGAAAATCCATGTCGGCATCTCCAGTGAATAATCTAAGACTTTTTCATGCTCGCAGGAcgaggatgaagaggaagaggaacaaCCTCCTCAAAGGTGCACTATTGATCAGCTGGTGTGGATCCCTGAACGTCAGTCCCGAAATACTTCTCTCAGAATCAACACGTACAAGGATAACATCCTCAGACCGCTGGAGGTAGAAATTCTCACTATCAGAAGTAGAAGAAAGAGGAGCTCCATTCTATTATAACGCATCCATCTTGTCGTTCAGGACTACATGATGGACCACAACCCTATTTACCTTTTTGAGGTGGACGGAAGCGATACACCGGAGGAGTTGCTCTTAGTAAGTCGCTTCATACAAACAGTATGTTGCTCGGTGTTACTGATGGGTGTTCCCTGTTTGCTTCTAGTTTGTATTGTCCCGCCTTGGATCGATGGCCATACAGCGTGTGTCCGTTCCGGTGGTCCTCCATCAGAACGAAGAGTTGCCCGAAGACATCGAAACGGTCAGTTCTGCACAGCGTCAAaggcaattttgttttgtttgtatttagcataaaaaaaatgtcagtagtAAATAAGCTATTTGGTGTCTGCTAAACTGATCTCTTTTGATCTCGGGTATAGTACATCCGGAAAGTATTTCCATATTTTGTTCTGCCTTATTTCCAAAGTTAGGTGTGCCAAGCTTGCTCTATCATATACAAAAAGACTAAAACAGGCTTTATTTACTGCCAAAGATGTACCAACACAGTAGTGAGCAAAGGCTACGAATACTTAAtgtacatccatccacccattttctggtCCGCTTAaactcacaagggtcacgaggcgtgctgcagcctatcccagctgtcttcgggtagtagacggggccaccttgaactggttgtcagccaatcgcagggcacacatagatgagcaaccatccgcgctcacactcacacctgggacaatttagagtgttcaatcagcctgcaatgcatgtttttggcatgtgggaggaaactggagtacccggagaaaacccacacaggcaaacatgcaaactccacacagggaggctggagctggaattgaacccggtacctctgcactgtgaggtcaaagtgctaaccactgaaccaccAGGGCCGCCACTTAATGTACATGTCATGTcttattttttgctttcaatACATTGGCAAAAATAGTTTCAAGTTGTTGTTATGGGCTATGGGGTGTCGTATGATTTTGAGCGAATCCCCCCACTGTAAACACTTTCCAGATTGTACTGTACTTGCGACTTCATGGACATGGGAGATATTCCGCTATATGTGAATGCAAGAAACTCCAAACCCAATGCTGCCTCCCGTCTGGTTTGTAGGAGGATCTTTTGAGGTTTATGTCCTCCTCCAGGATGTTGGTCCCAGGCTTCCGCTGGAGGAGGAGCCGCTGGGGTCGAAGTTGTCCAGTCGCACTGAAAGAAGGAATGTTGGTTCCCGGAAAACCGGAATTCTCCGTAGGGTGAGGCTTCTTTCaatcagtggtgccttgagaagtgagttgaatttgttttgtgaccACCTCTCCTCTGAAACCCTTTGACAGTTTCCGGGACAAAATGTACATCCTTTCATCCCAAGAAGCCTACGATAAGTTTGTGACCAACCCCAGACGCTACTTACTCCCTCCGATGCCAAGCCCCCCTTGTAGGGTTTGCATCATTGGAACTAAAGCTTCGGGGAGGCCTGACCTTTCCAAACTGATGGCCGCCAGGCACAACGTGTCCGTGCTGGAGCTGGAGAAACTGGCGGAGCCTCTCGTGGCTGAGCTGGAGAAAGAGTGGCTCGTAAAAGTCAAAGAGGACAGCACGCAGGCTGCCATGGAGAAAATCAGGACCAAGCAGCAAAACGAGCAGAGTTCTGGCAAGTTGATGTCCCGGTTCTCTCAGTTTAGTACAGTCTAGTACAATAATGTTACCATTTCTCACATTACTTTTGATATTTTCCCTGCCCAGATGGAACCCCTGCTGTGGAAGGTAAGAACACACTTAAATTGACTGAATTCCCTTCCAATAGTAACAGAGAAACAAATGTCCTGAGCACAACGTTCAAATGCTCCTACGATGTCTTCAGTGACGGAAGATCATCCCGAAGTGGTGGCTCTTGTGCAAACCGCTCTGGAGGAGGCCAAAAAACAAGATGCAGCCAAGGAAGTCTATGCGCAAGCTCTGATGAAAGTCGTCAGAGAGGTATGTTTATTTTATctctatacgtgtgtgtgttttgtcttaTACTGCCACCAGGTGGCCAAGCTGGGCACATCAGAAGGAGCCGCACAATGGCCATTGAACTGATGCAGAGTGTGGCAAAAACTAATTCTTATAGGtcttctttttaattgctttttattatgtcattattgttgtttgaaaaaaatacaatactatcaggtgagtttttattctcattgaaaaaaaacatttgaataatttttttgagGTGAGGCAGGAACTATTAAtggtatttccattcatttcagtggggaaaCATGACTTGCGATACTCGTGCTTTGCGTTACAAGCATTATCAAGGACCACTTTAAAGTACAATCTCAATCagtcatgatttatttatttatttattttgcactaTGCGTTTATTGTCATAGAATGAAACTTCCAACGTAGGTGCCGATGTGGGCAACGGCTGGGTGCTTGACAACTTTCCCAGGAACGCCTCCCAGTTGGAGGCTTTACATCGAGCTGGGATCCATCCAGATTTCCTTTTCTGTCTCATGCATACTGAGGTGAATCAGAGTAAGTAGTGTTCAGTTTGGCGTCTTCTGTCAGGTATTTCTCATCCTTCCTCACCAATCAGAGCAGCCAGGTTTTTATTAACATTGCTCCTTTTGCAATGCAGATCATTCCGGCACTCCACCGACAGAAAACACCGAAGGTAAGACAATGATTCCTTCCTAGGTTACAAAATATTTGCCCACCTTGTCTTCGTTCCCTCACCGTGTCGACTCTTCAGATCAACCGGAGCTCAAAGCCGAGAAGGATCAGTTCACGAGAGAATGGGAAGGGCTGCAGCTGTCGCTCAGCATAAGCCACTCGGTGCTGCAGACCGCCAGCAGGAGCCCCAAGGAACTTCTGGATGAGATTGTCCAGCTCATGGAGAGTGAGTGGAAACCCTTTTGGTTCTCTCTACATTTAAGTGACACAaccatcatccattttctatcatgCTCAGCTTCTATGGTGAGGAtcgtatttacattttttttcgatCAATATTGATCCTGAACTGCTCCAGATGATGTTTGCACCACCCTTGTGATCTGTAATGTTGCGTTTCTGTACAGTATTGACGGTTTAAAATCGCGTATGTTCCCACTGAAGGCCCAAAGGCACGACCCGCCATCAGCGTTACACAATACAATATTTTGTCTTTACAAAGATAATACTGGTCCATTTTGAATGACGTGTAATTCTtcccggaaaaaaacaacaacccataATTGCCGCACTTAATTGTTCTGCAGAGCCCTTCCAGTATTTGCCCAGAGAGTTCTCCGCCGTCGACTTAGATGAGGAAGCAGAAGATATCGAAGCAATCGCAAATCTGGAAATTGGAAACGACGAAGACGATTCTTCCAAGGACacggccgaggaggaggaggaagaggaggagcaggaggagggtgaAGACGTCAGTAAACAGGCCATTCTGCACTGAAGTGTCTGCTTACTACTCCTTTAGTGTGTTGAGCACATGAGATGACCAACGAAGTCACTGTCCGTCTCCTCGTTCCCCTAATCGGATATGTCACGTAGCTCCAAGACTGACTTGTAAGAAGCAGCATAGTGCCACAGCACATCAAGACTGCTGGAAAATACAAGAAGGAAAAGTTGTATTGTCCCTCACTATATTGCGGTTAACATTACcatagatttgttttttaattgtacatatGTATAATAAAAGACAGAGAATACCTTAAAGTTTGGGAAAATTTCACACTTAATAATCAAGTGCAATGAATAGCCGAACTGCCTTACACAACAGCACGTCTACAGTAAGTAGACATGGTTAGCTAATTTAAGATAGCATTGTTAGAAAATTTAATGCGGTCTACCACTGCTAATTCGAACAAATTTCAATAACTTTATTTACCAAACGGTAAAGTAAACACATTATAAGCACATTCATTCAACATTTGAAATCCAGAGTCACTGAACTGGCTAGCGCTTAGCTATGCCAAGCCAAGAGCTAACAACACTATGCTGTCATTCGCGGACTCTCGCACCACTCGACAGACATTATTTAAGTCACACATCTTAAAAGTCATACCCTATACTCCACTTTGTCTGTTTTTGACTCAAATTATTTTCGATAATTCCACTGTACATACATATAATTTATTGTATTGCTTTATCAACACATCACAAAATCTTATTACTACTATATATACACAAAAGTAACTTATTTTTAATCCTTTTCTTCCTGTAAAAGTCAGAATCCCGAGGGGATGCAACTTCCAAGAGGTCTTTTGGCGATACCTTTATTTTTTGCCCGGTGGTGCTCAACAAGCAGAATGCACTGGTGCCCTGCACAGATGAGATATCATCCAAGTATCGAGAAAAGGTCTACTATTTCTCCAGTGTCGACGCCAGGGAGGTCTTCATGCTCTCTCCCGAGCAATTTGTCGGACATACCGAGCTTCTGAAGGTACAAACTGAATAATGGAAAAACTGAATTATCTGAAAAGATAACGTGAACACATCGTTATCTCACACGTGTCTTTCAGCCCCCTGCCCTGCGGATATTTGTGCTGGGATGCAGAGGTTCCGGCAAGACCACTCAAGGCGAGTGGCTCGCCAAGCAACTTGGCCTTTTCCACATTCAGTTCCGGGAGCATCTTCAAACTCTCCTCATGCCAAAGATGAAGCATCGAGTTATCCCCGCCGACGAGTCGACGGAGGAGCATCTGAAGGGCTTGAAGTCCGCTATCGAGGAAGCCCGAGGTGAAGAGCCTCCAGAGGTAACTGAGGTAAGCTTTCCAGCCAATTGCACAAAATGTGATGCTGTTTTAATGTTGGactgcccggtggtccagtggttagcgcgtcaacctcacagtgcagagataccgggttcaattccagctctggcctccctgtgtggagtttgcatgttctccatggggcctccatgggttttctccgggtacaccggtttcctctcacattctaaaaacatgcatggcaggcttattgaacactccaaattgtccctaggtgtgagtgtgagcgtggacggttgttcgtctctgtgttccctgcgattgtttggcaaccggttcagggtgtcccccgcctactgcccgacaacaactgggataggctccagcacccaccgcgacccttgtaaggataaaagcggtttggaaaatgaatgagttttgatgtttttgtgcgtctttgttttgttttgtttttgtccataaGGAGGATGCGGGACTGACAGATGAGGAAATTGGTATTAAAGCCTACTTGGCTGATGACCTTCCACTAAGTTCACATGTCCTGGATACGGTCATCAATCCTTACTGGAACACGGAGCCTTACATGTAACACAgcaaacacacgcatgcaccACTCTTTAACTGTGATACAAACACACAGATGCTCTCTGAGGTTAACCGCAATCTGTTTCATGATGCCAGTCAAATCAGCCATTTTCaatagcgcttgtcctcatgagTGTTGATTTCAATGCCGGGTGTTTATTTCAGGTCGACAGGATTCATCCTCGAGGATTTCCCTCACAACACAGAGGAAGTGCAGCACATGATGCAGCATCAGCTTTATCCTGATGCTGTGGTCACCTTGATGGCCGGGGTGGAAGACATTCAGGCACGCCTGTTGCCCAAATTCTGGCAGAGGTGGCGGGATCACTGCGACCGGCGTGAGAATTTACTCGATGTCCTCCGCGAAATACACAGCAAGGCGCGGGTAAGTAGATATGCGGACAAATAGATAGATAGGCAGGCAGGTACGCTATACATTTATGTGCAACACAATGGTGAAAATCTGTCTTAAATACAGGAAGAGAATATTACAAAGAGGAGGGCAGAACTAATGGAGGAGAAAGCGGCCTCCTCAACAGCCACAGCAAAAGTAAGCCATCCTGTCAACCACTGTCACACTTTCActattttatttggttttcaCATTAACCTCAACCTCAAAACAAACCAGTTTAGTTGCCGGGCTGAAGATGAGGACGAAGAAGACTCTGCCAACATAGAGGACGAGATCGAGGCCATCCTGGAGGAGGAGTACCCCATTGAAAGGTACGATGAGTTCATGGATGAAGATGAAGTGGAGGAAGCAACTACCGAGAGGCTGAGCACGGAAATTGAAGAACGTTACGTGGCAGACTCAAACAACATGGCTATCGTGCTGGTAAACGTGATACACAATACCATCAGACACTGTGACAGTTTTACTAAccgccacacatttttttttaaaacatccccCAAAACAATTTTTCCCCACGCAGGAGGTTCTAAGCGAACTCAAAATTCCAAGGATATCAATCAACGCTTCCCGCAAGACGCCCGTCGTACGGCGTCAGCTCCTCCTGAAAGTGGAGCCGCTGCAGGCCAACCGTGAGTCGCTCTTCCAAAAATGCCAGCCCATCTCATACAACCTGGCACAGCTGCTCCTGCTCTACTCATACAAGTTCCACAGCGCATTTGGCTGCACGGACCCCGTCAAGGTAAACTTGCAGTGTGAAAACCTTGGAACTGTTGTAATGACTGATACTATCGTTTCTGGGGGGGGGTCAGTCGGAATATTGGGGGACCTCAACATGTCAAAACactcaaaacatttttccaGACCTGTTTGGTTGTAGTTGTATTTGGTTCTGAACACGACCTTTCAAAACACATTCagtatccccccccaccccccgccacacacacacacacacacactgaaaagtTGTGCAAAATTACACCCAGGCATGAGTTTCACCAATTGACATGAAATTGGAAGTCTATCCTAACAGAATTCATGATAAAGTCCCAAGAGCAAGGGGAGCCATTTTGTGTCTAGTTACATGAAAAGTTGTACAAAAAAGATTATATTTCCTTTTCAATTCACACAGCGTTACAGTGAAGGGGACCTCATTCAACCTGTGCTGTGGCCTCTTGATACCGCCTTTCCAGTGCTCTTCAACCAATATATCTACTTTTTTGGTTCCAAGAAGAACCAGCAAACATTCATGCTCAACCCCTTGAAGTACCTCAGGCAGTCAAAACCTTCCCCTATGCTTCCTCTTAAAATGGCCATCGTCGGACCACCCAAATCAGGGAAAACAAGTGGTGAGTCCCGAAATTCCTTTATATGGTATTCCACAGGATTCAATTTTGGGACCCCTGATATTTTCATTGCATTTGCTGCCCTTGGGTTCAATCTTCAGAGAACATTTTTCCGTTGCCGCTCCctccctttggaatgaccttccaTTGAATGTTAGGCAAATCCCATCATCTCTGTTGAACTTTAAAACATgtcttaaaacacattttcattctttggcttttgactcagcatgacactCGCCattgttttagtgttttattgtctttactgttttatattattaccggtaagttattgtctttgtttttggatGTCTGATTTTACTAATGTACAACtaactttgtatgcagctgtgGTTATTTAACTGCTCTAAAAATAATGTAGAGTCAACAGTTGAATTTTCACATTCTCTGCCGTTTACGCAGTGGCAACCATGTTCGCGCAGAGGTACGGTTTGGACCTGTTGTCCATCGGCGGCGTAATGAGGCGCATACTTGAGGAGCAGGAGCACAGCGACTTGTCGGTTCAGATGAAGAAACATCTCAACCAGGGCCTGGTGGTGCCCGATGAACTGGCCATCCAGTGTCTGGAGAAGGTGCTCATGAGCTTGGTGTGCAGTACGCAAGGGTGTGTAAATGAAAACTTAACAACACACAATGTACCACAATggatcatttcacatttttttcattcacctgATCGTGCTTTTTCCTgtatgtgctctgtgattgactgTTGAACAGACTAGGATCAAAACTACAATAGGGAATTTTCATTGTAGTTAGTTTTTAAtccagtttttttaaatgcagctaATTTAATTCTGATGTGCCCGCCTTGGCCACTTGAGAGCAGTATAAGACAGACAGACTGATATGCTCTATAATGACCTGTCTTAACTCCTCTCAACTCATCtgtacggcactaatattaaTCGTTGTTCGCAGAGAATAAAGAATACATGAATGGCTGTTTTTGTGCtattgcagttatgtgttggatggCTTTCCCATGACCATGAAGCAAGCGGAACTGATGCAGGACAACAGCATCATCCCCATGATGGTGGTGGAGATGGAGCTGGATACGCTAGAGGTGCTGAAGCGAGGCCTTGCCATCAAGATGGAGGAGAACAAGTCAGAAAACCACATCCTCCACTTAACCACCAAACAACAAACGGCACTGATGCATATATCCTGgcgaccccccttttttttcattgtaggcCCCACCTGATGCATGACAGCGCAGATATCCTTCATATCCGCAACACCTGCTACAAGCAGGAAGCGGAGCTCATGAGGCAGCACTTTCAACAGCAGTATGAAAACTGGATCCAAATCGATGGCCTCAAGAGCAAGTGGTACATCTGGGAATGCCTGATCAAGGAGATCAGCATCAGCATGAAGTACATCCACACTTACCTGAGCAAGACCAGAAGCGGTAAGTTCTGAACGAGCAAAAGGAAGGACAAGCTCGGAGTTGAACTGTGTGTTTTCATGATGCAGGTCAGGCCGGCTGCATCAACAGGCTTTGCGTCACACCCAGAGAGTTTCAGCGTCAGATTGGGGAGTTTGGCCACTACTGCCCCGTGTGCCTCGCTCTGCAGAACCACCTTGTGGACTGCTCAGAAACTGCATCCTTGATGTATGCTGCGGAATACAATCGGCGATATTTCAAGATGTGCAGCACACAACATTTGGAGGTcagccttaaaaaaacaacaacttgaatTTAAAACATATAAGTCTGAAGCAGCAATATAacagttttggatttttcatgacAGTTACTTACTTTGTATGTTGTGGTTTAGTTTTCGCTAACTACAATAATCTTGTTGTGACGAGAGTTTTATTTGATGGCAGAGCTTTCTTGCCAGTCCGGATCAATTTGTCAGCCCCCTCTGCCCGCGTCCTCTCCCGGAGGCAGACCTGCTGCCCAAAAAACTAACCGAGGCAGAGGTGAAGAGCAGATTCCCTCAGCAAATTGAGATGAAAGGTTTCTGCCCCGTCACTTATCTGGATGGCAAAGAGAGGTACACACATTCTCAACGGGTTATCACACTTATATTTCACACCACGATGGATCTAACATAAAATACCTCAGCAGGGTAATTCATTTGCAACAGCAGCAAAATACAGtgccaaaatattttaaaggaATACAATCTAATGAAAGGCGTTATTTGTGGTCCCAAgccaaaaaaagagaatttcttgaatttccacGTTATGTTAGCTGCTTTTTGCTAGGTAGACTAAATTGTGGGCTTTTTGTGAAAATCTTGGTGGCGCTTGGGTGcacaaatgattgtttgttcagttgctaggcagaattctgaaaataatctttttttttcctcaaaggccacaaaaatgtaattcatttgtACTATGAAGATTAAGattaatgtgttatttttacacattaGTTCTAAAATCAAGTTCTGCATTAAATATAACTTGTCATACTGCACTTGGTTTCGTCCTGCTATTATGCGGTTTCCTCTCCCAAGGTACGAAGCCCTGGTACACGGCAGCATGGAATTTGCGGTAGAATACAGAGAGCGGCTCTACACTTGCGAGACAAAGCAGAAGCAATACAAATTTTTGAGGTGAGACCAAATCCGCGCTTAATTTTTTTGGTGCTACTTGGCAACAGTCTGTTGAGTGGCTGGGATACTTTACTCCTGAAGTGCTCCTGAAGTCTATTGGGACCTTAAGTTGCCCAGTAAGGTTCCTCCTCTTTGCGAGCCGATCCCGCTCACCTCCCTCCCTACGCTGGGCTACCTGGAACAGGTGAGAAACACTCTGAGCTGTCACATTGTCACGGTTTGATGCGTGTTTTGTGAGCTGTTTGTGTTGctctgaagggtgtggcagtgGCGGTCATCAAGGCCATGACGGCTGTTGGGTGCCTGAAACCGAAGTTTCCTTTCTTCAGTATGGAACGATCAGCTCTCCACTACGTGGCGTTCTACCTAAAAGGTACTCACTCACAGATGACAAAGCACAAATGAACTGCAGTATTTCTGCACATGGCTGGCAATCCAAGTTTTTTTGTCCTCCCTAC contains the following coding sequences:
- the ak9 gene encoding adenylate kinase 9, which codes for MDLVDNLIEEDAERQRLLSKPTCFLVVGRPGVGKSTLAKNIAETWGCVLIDDTEVLDSHIRNKTEDGIKLLDILNAGASIPEDVVLRLILDMLNSTKVEHYGYVLSCLPFMSEEGVSVDEQMEMIRKLKLKPDFIINIKCADKDLVKRLSSQKQHPMTGFLYNQDQWKLDNEFHVTGFIDEEIVEEEDKEDSQDEDEEEEEQPPQRCTIDQLVWIPERQSRNTSLRINTYKDNILRPLEDYMMDHNPIYLFEVDGSDTPEELLLFVLSRLGSMAIQRVSVPVVLHQNEELPEDIETEDLLRFMSSSRMLVPGFRWRRSRWGRSCPVALKEGMLVPGKPEFSVGFRDKMYILSSQEAYDKFVTNPRRYLLPPMPSPPCRVCIIGTKASGRPDLSKLMAARHNVSVLELEKLAEPLVAELEKEWLVKVKEDSTQAAMEKIRTKQQNEQSSDGTPAVEVTEDHPEVVALVQTALEEAKKQDAAKEVYAQALMKVVRENETSNVGADVGNGWVLDNFPRNASQLEALHRAGIHPDFLFCLMHTEVNQNHSGTPPTENTEDQPELKAEKDQFTREWEGLQLSLSISHSVLQTASRSPKELLDEIVQLMEKPFQYLPREFSAVDLDEEAEDIEAIANLEIGNDEDDSSKDTAEEEEEEEEQEEGEDSESRGDATSKRSFGDTFIFCPVVLNKQNALVPCTDEISSKYREKVYYFSSVDAREVFMLSPEQFVGHTELLKPPALRIFVLGCRGSGKTTQGEWLAKQLGLFHIQFREHLQTLLMPKMKHRVIPADESTEEHLKGLKSAIEEARGEEPPEVTEEDAGLTDEEIGIKAYLADDLPLSSHVLDTVINPYWNTEPYMSTGFILEDFPHNTEEVQHMMQHQLYPDAVVTLMAGVEDIQARLLPKFWQRWRDHCDRRENLLDVLREIHSKAREENITKRRAELMEEKAASSTATAKFSCRAEDEDEEDSANIEDEIEAILEEEYPIERYDEFMDEDEVEEATTERLSTEIEERYVADSNNMAIVLEVLSELKIPRISINASRKTPVVRRQLLLKVEPLQANRESLFQKCQPISYNLAQLLLLYSYKFHSAFGCTDPVKRYSEGDLIQPVLWPLDTAFPVLFNQYIYFFGSKKNQQTFMLNPLKYLRQSKPSPMLPLKMAIVGPPKSGKTSVATMFAQRYGLDLLSIGGVMRRILEEQEHSDLSVQMKKHLNQGLVVPDELAIQCLEKVLMSLVCSTQGYVLDGFPMTMKQAELMQDNSIIPMMVVEMELDTLEVLKRGLAIKMEENKPHLMHDSADILHIRNTCYKQEAELMRQHFQQQYENWIQIDGLKSKWYIWECLIKEISISMKYIHTYLSKTRSGQAGCINRLCVTPREFQRQIGEFGHYCPVCLALQNHLVDCSETASLMYAAEYNRRYFKMCSTQHLESFLASPDQFVSPLCPRPLPEADLLPKKLTEAEVKSRFPQQIEMKGFCPVTYLDGKERYEALVHGSMEFAVEYRERLYTCETKQKQYKFLSAPEVYWDLKLPSKVPPLCEPIPLTSLPTLGYLEQGVAVAVIKAMTAVGCLKPKFPFFSMERSALHYVAFYLKAFNHSSTEHIRQMYKKKLASFEENCALIPYLSSLMRADYKLPSELPVDFDFKMKKFLALRDSPKAKSANLASGPMRSVLDNEL